In Xanthomonas sp. SI, the following are encoded in one genomic region:
- a CDS encoding MASE1 domain-containing protein, with protein MATLKKFAGGILLSAVYCALYVFVWHWSMDQWFLPAGVRAAALLFLPYRFWPYVFLGDAAALLTMRLPMANHNGVSELWAYLSPFLAAPLFALLPWAFRNRFPASSAVQRWLPLLALGLGLWGLLVNKAVNAMLDGPAAFLTLETSVRYWIGSYLGILMFFLPTLLWLHRKADKSLSRKLLRDSAIAVLAVAGIFALAMRTPGLLHQFILLMLLVPGAWLTLSYGWRGSAVGVVLANLAVAMSLPRSNYAGAYDQQTFDVQMLIAFAATLLFVLGVKISSAFRQARHFGYAEQQALQVAQASYMSAERTLRNRVIEYTDIHTHLNKLRRDIASSLKERGHYAAAMEMNRTGVIQAQLMDDYVAALYPLDIETHGLYGALSSIAFANACDTEVETRLRGESRQVSIGLQLAAYRCVLNAMEVLPSGSRHRIAARVWKARGRRGLVVTIAADPQLLVARNAADKRVEEIEWELASRLKAHDGTCRRRHELKISFLVSEPSERRPVTS; from the coding sequence ATGGCTACACTGAAAAAATTCGCTGGCGGCATCCTTCTGAGCGCGGTCTATTGCGCGCTCTACGTGTTCGTCTGGCACTGGTCGATGGACCAATGGTTCCTTCCGGCTGGCGTGCGCGCGGCGGCATTGCTGTTCCTGCCGTACCGGTTCTGGCCCTATGTGTTCCTGGGCGATGCCGCCGCGTTGTTGACGATGCGCTTGCCGATGGCCAACCACAACGGGGTCAGCGAGCTATGGGCGTACCTGAGTCCGTTCCTGGCGGCGCCGTTGTTCGCGTTGCTGCCATGGGCTTTTCGCAACCGTTTTCCCGCTTCGTCGGCGGTGCAGCGCTGGTTGCCGTTGCTCGCGCTGGGCTTGGGACTGTGGGGCTTGCTGGTCAACAAGGCGGTCAACGCGATGTTGGACGGGCCTGCCGCCTTCCTCACCCTGGAAACCAGCGTCAGGTACTGGATCGGTAGCTATCTGGGCATCCTGATGTTCTTCCTGCCGACCTTGCTGTGGCTGCATCGCAAGGCCGACAAATCCTTGTCCAGAAAATTGCTGCGCGACTCGGCGATCGCGGTCCTCGCCGTGGCCGGCATCTTTGCGCTGGCGATGCGGACACCGGGGTTGCTGCACCAGTTCATCCTGCTCATGTTGTTGGTACCGGGCGCCTGGCTCACGCTGTCGTATGGCTGGCGTGGATCGGCGGTCGGCGTGGTGCTGGCCAATCTGGCGGTCGCGATGTCGCTGCCGCGCTCGAACTATGCGGGTGCCTACGACCAGCAGACGTTCGACGTGCAGATGCTGATCGCGTTCGCGGCGACCCTGCTGTTCGTGCTGGGGGTGAAGATTTCCAGCGCCTTCCGCCAGGCGCGGCACTTCGGCTATGCCGAGCAGCAGGCGCTGCAGGTGGCGCAGGCCAGCTACATGTCGGCCGAGCGCACGCTGCGCAACCGGGTGATCGAGTACACCGATATCCATACCCACCTCAACAAGCTGCGCCGCGACATCGCTTCCTCGCTGAAAGAGCGCGGCCATTACGCTGCGGCCATGGAAATGAACCGCACCGGGGTGATCCAGGCGCAGCTGATGGACGACTACGTCGCCGCGCTGTATCCGCTGGACATCGAAACCCACGGGTTATACGGCGCCCTGAGTTCCATCGCCTTCGCCAATGCCTGCGACACCGAGGTGGAGACGCGGTTGCGCGGCGAATCGCGGCAGGTGTCGATCGGCCTGCAGTTGGCGGCATACCGCTGCGTGCTCAATGCGATGGAGGTGCTGCCCAGCGGCAGCCGCCATCGGATCGCGGCGCGGGTGTGGAAAGCGCGTGGCCGGCGCGGTCTGGTAGTGACGATCGCCGCCGATCCGCAGCTGCTGGTCGCCAGGAACGCAGCGGACAAGCGCGTGGAAGAGATCGAGTGGGAGTTGGCGAGCCGGCTGAAAGCCCACGACGGCACCTGTCGGCGCCGCCATGAGCTGAAGATCAGCTTCCTTGTCTCCGAACCGTCGGAGCGGCGTCCCGTCACTTCTTGA
- a CDS encoding TonB-dependent receptor, with the protein MTRTFSPLATAVALALATSAAPALAQSSSSSAQTLDTVIVTGTRVADRTVAESASPIDIISPEMLQSTGTTELATALSRAVPSLNFPRPAITDGSDAVRPAQLRGLSPDQVLVLVNGKRYHTTALVNLNGAQGRGSSPADLNTIPIAAVERIEVLRDGASAQYGSDAIAGVINIVLKGSGEGGSITARYGKYSAGDGEQYQLSGDAGVKFGENGSVHFAAQAGHQDQTDRAKPYQGEVQQRYGDPDIDQGAFSYNGQYSPAEYLTFYSYGMLSRREVLSNGYFRWSGDNRNRPEIYPNGFLPQIYNVSKDVSWVGGFKASTEGGLGIDISYNYGRNNLSFEVKNSLNNSLGTTSPTDFYAGTLEVTQNLLNADFTKSLEVGLAYPVTLAFGGEWRGEKFNESPGDAASYVNGGVPSANGSLLPGAQVFAGFKPSDSGHYDRNSYSAYVDLEGDITDKFSAGLAGRYENYSDFGDTSTGKLSLRYAFTDKIALRATASTGFRAPSLQQQYFQSIATNFINVTQPDGSITATPFEIGTFRTDNPAAVALGAEPLKAEKSKNYGLGLVLQPVDALYVTVDAYRIDIDDRIVLSENLTSTAVRNYLQANGYAGIGGGRYFTNAIDTKTQGIDAVGTYKIALSNSNLDLTAGYNYNKTEIEKIAENPAVLEAIDPTAVRIGRAEIGRITKGAPRDKFFLSSVWAPGNWAFTATATRWGEFTDFGTTAAADQTYAAKWTLDLAASYKLGNWDFTIGGDNVLNEYPDQSRAGAGTRTYLPYSTSSPFGFNGALAYANVNYKW; encoded by the coding sequence ATGACCCGCACGTTCAGCCCTCTCGCCACTGCCGTCGCCCTCGCCCTGGCCACATCCGCAGCGCCTGCGCTCGCACAGAGTTCCTCTTCCAGCGCACAGACGCTGGATACCGTGATCGTCACCGGCACCCGCGTGGCCGACCGCACCGTCGCCGAATCGGCCTCACCGATCGACATCATCTCGCCGGAAATGTTGCAGTCCACCGGTACCACCGAACTGGCCACCGCGCTGTCGCGCGCGGTGCCGTCGCTGAACTTCCCGCGCCCGGCGATCACCGACGGCTCCGACGCGGTGCGCCCGGCGCAGCTGCGCGGACTTTCGCCCGACCAGGTGCTGGTGCTGGTCAACGGCAAGCGCTACCACACCACCGCGCTGGTCAACCTCAATGGTGCGCAGGGCCGCGGCTCGTCGCCGGCCGACCTCAACACCATTCCGATCGCCGCGGTCGAACGCATCGAAGTGCTGCGCGACGGCGCCTCGGCGCAATACGGCTCCGACGCCATCGCCGGGGTCATCAATATCGTGCTCAAGGGCAGCGGCGAAGGCGGCAGCATCACCGCGCGCTACGGCAAGTACAGCGCCGGCGACGGCGAGCAGTACCAGCTGTCCGGCGACGCCGGGGTCAAGTTCGGCGAGAACGGCAGCGTGCATTTCGCCGCGCAGGCCGGCCACCAGGACCAGACCGACCGCGCCAAGCCGTACCAGGGCGAAGTGCAGCAGCGCTACGGCGACCCGGACATCGACCAGGGCGCGTTCTCCTACAACGGCCAGTACAGCCCGGCCGAATACCTGACCTTCTATTCCTACGGCATGCTCAGCCGCCGCGAAGTGCTGTCCAACGGCTACTTCCGCTGGTCCGGCGACAACCGCAACCGTCCGGAGATCTATCCGAACGGCTTCCTGCCGCAGATCTACAACGTCAGCAAGGACGTGTCCTGGGTCGGCGGCTTCAAGGCCAGCACCGAGGGCGGGCTGGGCATCGACATCAGCTACAACTACGGCCGCAACAACCTCAGCTTCGAGGTCAAGAACAGCCTCAACAACAGCCTGGGCACCACCAGTCCGACCGATTTCTATGCCGGCACCTTGGAAGTCACCCAGAACCTGCTCAACGCCGACTTCACCAAGTCGCTGGAGGTTGGCCTGGCCTATCCGGTCACGCTGGCCTTCGGCGGCGAGTGGCGCGGCGAGAAGTTCAACGAATCGCCGGGCGATGCGGCCTCCTACGTCAACGGCGGCGTGCCGTCGGCCAACGGCAGCCTGCTGCCGGGCGCGCAGGTGTTCGCCGGCTTCAAGCCCAGCGATTCCGGCCACTACGACCGCAACAGCTACTCGGCCTACGTGGATCTGGAAGGCGACATCACCGACAAGTTCTCCGCCGGCCTGGCCGGGCGCTACGAGAACTACAGCGATTTCGGCGATACCAGCACCGGCAAGCTGTCGCTGCGCTACGCGTTCACCGACAAGATCGCGCTGCGCGCCACCGCCTCCACCGGGTTCCGCGCGCCGTCGCTGCAACAGCAGTATTTCCAGTCCATCGCCACCAACTTCATCAACGTCACCCAGCCCGACGGCAGCATTACCGCCACGCCGTTCGAGATCGGCACCTTTCGCACCGACAATCCGGCCGCGGTCGCGCTCGGCGCCGAACCGCTGAAGGCGGAGAAGTCGAAGAACTACGGCCTGGGCCTGGTACTGCAGCCGGTCGATGCGCTGTACGTCACCGTCGACGCCTACCGCATCGACATCGACGACCGCATCGTGCTGTCGGAAAACCTGACCTCCACCGCGGTGCGCAACTACCTGCAGGCCAACGGTTATGCCGGCATCGGCGGCGGCCGCTACTTCACCAACGCGATCGACACCAAGACCCAGGGCATCGACGCGGTCGGCACCTACAAGATCGCATTGAGCAACAGCAATCTGGACCTGACCGCCGGCTACAACTACAACAAGACCGAGATCGAGAAGATCGCCGAAAACCCGGCGGTGCTGGAGGCGATCGACCCGACCGCGGTGCGCATCGGCCGCGCCGAGATCGGCCGCATCACCAAGGGCGCGCCGCGCGACAAGTTCTTCCTGAGCAGCGTCTGGGCGCCGGGCAACTGGGCGTTCACCGCCACCGCCACGCGCTGGGGCGAGTTCACCGACTTCGGCACCACCGCTGCGGCCGACCAGACCTATGCGGCGAAGTGGACGCTGGATCTGGCCGCCAGCTACAAGCTCGGCAACTGGGACTTCACCATCGGCGGCGACAACGTACTCAACGAATATCCCGACCAGTCGCGTGCCGGCGCCGGTACCCGCACCTACCTGCCTTACAGCACGTCCTCGCCGTTCGGGTTCAACGGCGCACTCGCCTACGCCAACGTCAACTACAAATGGTGA
- a CDS encoding TonB-dependent receptor, producing MNRPLSLLASAVLAALAAPSVLAQTSTDTPSTLDTVIVTGTRVSDRTVAESQSPIDIISTEALQSTGTSELATALSRVLPSLNFPRPALTDGTSGIRPAQLRGLSPDQVLVLVNGKRRHTSAQINVNGSIGRGASAVDINAIPIAAIERVEVLRDGASAQYGSDAIAGVINIVLKGSSEGGSLAIDHGQYSAGDGAKSQLSGDTGIGFGDGRGSLHVAGQISQQDETNRAGPYQGTAPNTGNYPGIGETTFVYGDPQVDATAVSANGEFRFSDRVTGYATAIASNRDITSFAFYRSRNHNGQSALLAQTYPDGYVPEIAQYSKDRSLVAGLKGSTEGGFGWDVSYNYGYNKIDFNTRNSINYSLGSDSPSSFYDGALEYTQNIVNADFTQPLEWGLAYPVTLSFGAEYRQEKWNQSPGELASYTGTTGGAQGFAGFSPANAVHSDRHNYAVYAGLEADFTDKFSAGLTGRYEDYSDFGSKSSGKLSARYAFTDKVALRGTVASGFRAPSLAQQQYQAVTSSYINGSFFESGTFPVDSAVAQALGAAPLKAETSLSYSLGLVLQPVERLYVTLDAYQIKIDDRILLSSNLNDAAVLAQLQSLGYSNVTSVRYFSNAADTRTRGVDLVGTYTIPFAASSLDLTASYGYSKTEITHAVEQPQALVDIGSTQTTLGRDEIGRLEDSFPKDKIILSGTWKLQRWDLNLAATRYGDFTVRNSASAARDQTYDASWVVDASASFKPSDNWTLTLGADNLLDQYPDKTTNLVNSTYGMLPYSNYSPYGFNGAYVYGRINYRW from the coding sequence ATGAACCGTCCGTTGTCCCTGTTGGCGAGCGCCGTGCTCGCCGCCCTCGCCGCCCCTTCGGTCCTGGCCCAGACCAGCACCGACACCCCGAGCACGCTCGACACCGTCATCGTCACCGGCACCCGGGTCAGCGACCGCACCGTGGCAGAGTCGCAGTCGCCGATCGACATCATCAGCACCGAAGCGCTGCAGTCCACCGGCACCTCCGAGCTGGCCACCGCGCTGTCGCGCGTGCTGCCCTCGCTGAACTTCCCGCGCCCGGCACTGACCGACGGCACCAGCGGCATCCGCCCGGCGCAGCTGCGCGGGCTGTCGCCGGACCAGGTACTGGTGCTGGTCAACGGCAAGCGCCGCCACACGTCCGCGCAGATCAACGTCAACGGCAGCATCGGCCGCGGCGCCTCGGCGGTGGACATCAACGCGATCCCGATCGCGGCGATCGAGCGCGTGGAAGTGCTGCGCGACGGCGCCTCGGCGCAGTACGGCTCCGACGCCATCGCCGGGGTGATCAACATCGTGCTGAAGGGTTCGAGCGAAGGCGGCAGCCTGGCGATCGACCACGGCCAGTACTCGGCCGGCGACGGCGCCAAGTCGCAACTCTCCGGCGATACCGGGATCGGCTTCGGCGACGGCCGCGGCAGCCTGCATGTGGCCGGCCAGATCAGCCAGCAGGACGAAACCAACCGCGCCGGCCCGTACCAGGGCACCGCGCCGAACACCGGCAACTACCCGGGCATCGGCGAGACCACCTTCGTCTACGGCGATCCGCAGGTCGACGCGACCGCGGTCTCGGCCAACGGCGAGTTCCGCTTCAGCGACCGCGTCACCGGCTACGCCACCGCCATCGCCAGCAACCGCGACATCACCTCGTTCGCGTTCTACCGCTCGCGCAACCACAACGGGCAGAGCGCGCTGCTGGCGCAGACCTATCCCGACGGTTACGTGCCGGAGATTGCGCAGTACTCCAAGGACCGCTCGCTGGTGGCCGGGCTCAAGGGCAGCACCGAAGGCGGCTTCGGCTGGGACGTGAGCTACAACTACGGCTACAACAAGATCGACTTCAACACCCGCAACAGCATCAACTACAGTCTCGGCAGCGACAGCCCGAGCAGCTTCTACGACGGCGCGCTGGAGTACACCCAGAACATCGTCAACGCCGATTTCACCCAGCCGCTGGAATGGGGTCTGGCCTATCCGGTGACGCTGTCCTTCGGCGCCGAATACCGCCAGGAGAAGTGGAACCAGTCGCCGGGCGAACTGGCCTCCTACACCGGCACCACCGGCGGCGCGCAGGGCTTCGCCGGCTTCTCGCCGGCCAACGCCGTGCATTCGGACCGCCATAACTACGCGGTCTACGCCGGGCTGGAAGCCGACTTCACCGACAAGTTCTCCGCCGGCCTCACCGGCCGCTACGAGGACTACTCGGACTTCGGCAGCAAGAGCTCGGGCAAGCTGTCGGCGCGCTACGCGTTCACCGACAAGGTCGCGCTGCGCGGCACCGTGGCCAGCGGCTTCCGCGCGCCGTCGCTGGCGCAGCAGCAGTACCAGGCGGTGACCAGCAGCTACATCAACGGCAGCTTCTTCGAATCGGGCACCTTCCCGGTGGACAGCGCCGTGGCCCAGGCGCTGGGCGCCGCGCCGCTGAAGGCGGAGACCTCGCTGTCCTACAGCCTGGGCCTGGTGCTGCAGCCGGTGGAACGCCTGTACGTGACCCTGGACGCGTACCAGATCAAGATCGACGACCGCATCCTGCTGTCCTCCAACCTCAACGACGCCGCCGTGCTGGCGCAGTTGCAGAGCCTGGGCTATTCCAACGTCACCAGCGTGCGCTACTTCAGCAATGCGGCCGACACCCGCACCCGCGGCGTCGACCTGGTCGGCACCTACACGATCCCGTTCGCGGCCAGCTCGCTGGATCTCACCGCCAGCTACGGCTACAGCAAGACCGAGATCACCCATGCGGTGGAGCAGCCGCAGGCGCTGGTGGACATCGGCTCGACCCAGACCACTCTGGGCCGCGACGAGATCGGGCGCCTGGAGGACAGCTTCCCGAAGGACAAGATCATCCTCAGCGGCACCTGGAAGCTGCAGCGTTGGGACCTCAACCTGGCCGCCACCCGCTACGGCGATTTCACCGTGCGCAACTCGGCCAGCGCCGCGCGCGACCAGACCTACGACGCGAGCTGGGTGGTGGACGCCTCGGCCAGCTTCAAGCCCAGCGACAACTGGACGCTGACCCTGGGCGCCGACAACCTGCTCGACCAGTACCCGGACAAGACCACCAATCTGGTCAACTCCACCTACGGCATGCTGCCCTACAGCAACTACTCGCCGTACGGTTTCAACGGCGCCTACGTATATGGGCGGATCAACTACCGCTGGTGA
- a CDS encoding TonB-dependent receptor: MKHRPLPLASAILLALASGTGFAQQDQAPKTLDNVIVTGTRIADRTVAESQSPIDIIGPESLQATGASDLGSALGKLLPSLNFPRPAINDGNDALRPATLRGLSPDAVLVLVDGKRYHTTSLVNYNPSVGRGSAPADLNSIPMSAIARIEVLRDGASAQYGSDAIAGVINIVLKHGAKPGSNSVSVNGGIMDQGDGAQNGVDGSYGLAFGGANDGEAPGWVRLSWNYQNAMNTNRAENADKATTVAGADNPSGIPYQRYGDPAVKTYQGLLSFGYALTPRIDLYGYANFSRREVVSNGYYRAWDNSDRNVQAIYPNGFLPQIYNPSNDRAAVLGLKGSTDSDWTWDVSADYGENDVTFNLLNTINTNLYWTTGASPTRFNAGGFRNRQGVLNADFSKSFDWGLAYPVNLAFGAEYRQDKYAVSAGSPDSYFFDPTTINPDTGSAYPGGSQVFPGLSPAVAGDFERHSKAVYADLEADLTEKLSGGLAARYEDYSDAGSTRSGKLSARYQLSDAFALRGTVSNGFRAPSLAQQNYASVVTLLQNGQLTQIGTYRTSDPVAIALGAKPLTPEKSSNYSVGAVWQAGTAFSSTLDLYQIRIWDQILYSDQLSLDVPIGQVTAVQFFVNGATTRTRGVDWVNNYLLDLEQAGKLNLSLSANYNKTEILEVSDPNFRRASQGLLTDATPRTKYVLSAEWNRAGWSVRGDATRYGAVTRRGDNADGSQDQSFAARWLLNVSTSYTWRDLTFSVGADNLSNQYPTRSAPNNIYEDRPSGLQYSSLSPFGFNGRYWFGRVSYRF, from the coding sequence ATGAAGCACCGCCCGCTCCCCCTGGCCAGCGCCATCCTGCTCGCCCTCGCCTCCGGCACCGGCTTCGCCCAGCAAGACCAGGCGCCCAAGACCCTGGACAACGTCATCGTCACCGGCACCCGCATCGCCGACCGCACGGTGGCCGAGTCGCAATCGCCGATCGACATCATCGGCCCCGAATCGCTGCAGGCGACCGGCGCCAGCGACCTGGGCAGCGCCCTGGGCAAGCTGCTGCCGTCGCTGAACTTCCCGCGCCCGGCGATCAACGACGGCAACGACGCGCTGCGCCCGGCCACCCTGCGCGGCCTGTCCCCCGACGCGGTGCTGGTGCTGGTGGACGGCAAGCGCTACCACACCACCTCGCTGGTCAACTACAACCCGTCGGTCGGCCGCGGCTCGGCGCCGGCCGATCTCAATTCGATCCCGATGTCGGCGATCGCGCGCATCGAGGTGCTGCGCGACGGCGCCTCCGCGCAGTACGGCTCCGATGCGATCGCCGGGGTGATCAACATCGTGCTCAAGCACGGCGCCAAGCCCGGCAGCAACAGCGTCTCGGTCAACGGCGGCATCATGGACCAGGGCGACGGCGCGCAGAACGGCGTGGACGGCTCCTACGGACTGGCCTTCGGCGGCGCGAACGACGGCGAAGCGCCCGGTTGGGTGAGGCTGTCCTGGAACTACCAGAACGCGATGAACACCAACCGCGCCGAGAACGCCGACAAGGCCACCACCGTGGCCGGCGCCGACAACCCCAGCGGCATTCCGTACCAGCGCTATGGCGACCCCGCGGTCAAGACCTACCAGGGCCTGCTCAGCTTCGGCTATGCGCTGACCCCGCGCATCGACCTGTACGGCTACGCCAACTTCAGCCGCCGCGAGGTGGTATCCAACGGCTACTACCGCGCCTGGGACAACAGCGACCGCAACGTGCAGGCGATCTACCCCAACGGCTTCCTGCCGCAGATCTATAACCCGTCCAACGACCGCGCCGCGGTGCTCGGCCTCAAGGGCAGCACCGACAGCGACTGGACCTGGGACGTCTCCGCCGACTACGGCGAGAACGACGTTACCTTCAACCTGCTCAACACCATCAACACCAATCTGTACTGGACCACCGGCGCCTCGCCCACCCGCTTCAATGCCGGCGGTTTCCGCAACCGGCAGGGCGTGCTCAATGCGGACTTCAGCAAGTCCTTCGACTGGGGCCTGGCCTATCCGGTCAACCTGGCCTTCGGCGCCGAATACCGGCAGGACAAGTACGCGGTAAGCGCCGGCTCGCCGGACTCGTACTTCTTCGACCCGACCACGATCAACCCCGATACCGGCAGCGCCTATCCGGGCGGCTCGCAGGTATTCCCGGGCCTGTCGCCGGCGGTGGCCGGCGACTTCGAGCGGCACAGCAAGGCGGTCTATGCCGACCTGGAGGCCGACCTGACCGAGAAACTCTCCGGCGGCCTGGCCGCGCGCTACGAGGACTACAGCGACGCCGGCTCCACCCGCTCCGGCAAGCTGTCGGCGCGCTACCAGCTCAGCGACGCCTTCGCCCTGCGCGGCACCGTCTCCAACGGCTTCCGCGCGCCCTCGCTGGCGCAGCAGAACTACGCCTCGGTGGTGACCCTGCTGCAGAACGGGCAACTGACCCAGATCGGCACCTACCGCACCTCCGACCCGGTGGCCATCGCGCTCGGCGCCAAGCCGCTGACCCCGGAAAAATCCAGCAACTACAGCGTCGGCGCGGTGTGGCAGGCCGGCACCGCCTTCAGCTCCACCCTGGACCTGTACCAGATCCGCATCTGGGACCAGATCCTGTATTCGGACCAGCTGTCGCTGGACGTACCGATCGGGCAGGTCACCGCTGTGCAGTTCTTCGTCAACGGCGCCACCACCCGTACCCGCGGCGTCGACTGGGTGAACAACTATCTGCTCGATCTGGAGCAGGCCGGCAAGCTCAACCTGAGCCTCAGCGCCAACTACAACAAGACCGAGATCCTGGAGGTCTCCGATCCCAACTTCCGGCGCGCCAGCCAGGGCTTGCTGACCGATGCCACCCCGCGCACCAAGTACGTGCTCAGTGCCGAATGGAACCGCGCCGGCTGGAGCGTGCGCGGCGACGCCACCCGCTATGGCGCGGTCACCCGCCGCGGCGACAACGCCGACGGCAGCCAGGACCAGAGCTTCGCCGCACGCTGGCTGTTGAACGTATCCACCAGCTACACCTGGCGCGACCTCACCTTCAGCGTGGGCGCGGACAACCTCAGCAACCAGTACCCGACCCGGTCGGCGCCGAACAACATCTACGAGGATCGCCCCAGCGGCCTGCAGTACTCGTCGCTGTCCCCGTTCGGCTTCAACGGCCGCTACTGGTTCGGCCGGGTGAGCTACCGCTTCTAG
- a CDS encoding ABC-F family ATP-binding cassette domain-containing protein, translating into MISLRNFAMRRGERLLLSNVDLTLHAGYRVGVVGRNGTGKSSLFAAIRGELEADKGDVELPGRLRTASVAQETPSLPDPALDFVLGGDTEVAAALQAEADALAAEDWEAVAAAHVRLEEVGGYDGTARAGKLLHGLGFPAATHSRPVKDFSGGWRVRLNLARALMMPSDLLLLDEPTNHLDMDAVLWLEQWLLKYPGTLLLISHDREFLDNVATHTLHLHGGGAKLYVGGYTDFERQRIEQLRQQQIAHEKEQAERAHLQSFIDRFKAQASKASQAQSRMKRLAKMAGTEAVRAEREFRIEFAQPNRLPHSLIRLNHADCGYGSEVILRQAGFGLEAGDRIGLLGPNGAGKSTLVKSLVGEIPLLSGERSAHPDLRIGYFAQHTVESLHEGQSPIDHFREISPDASIQAFRDFLGKWNFPGDRAFEVVDGFSGGERARLALSLIAWQQPNVLLLDEPTNHLDLEMREALAEALSDFEGAIVMVSHDRHLIGLVCDTFWRVADGVVEPFAGDLDEYAAWLRSRPAAQGTKQKMAEVAPTPPPPVKPLPAKKPPNPHKLAAAEKRVGELEAALAELDRQLADPKHYADAEKMAVLGRDREATAQLLAQAEQAWMELIEGA; encoded by the coding sequence GTGATTTCCCTTAGAAACTTCGCCATGCGCCGCGGCGAGCGGCTGCTGTTGTCCAACGTGGATCTGACCCTGCATGCCGGCTACCGCGTTGGCGTGGTCGGGCGCAACGGCACCGGCAAGTCCAGCCTGTTCGCGGCGATCCGCGGCGAGCTGGAGGCGGACAAGGGCGATGTGGAACTGCCCGGCAGGCTGCGCACCGCCAGCGTCGCCCAGGAAACCCCGTCGCTGCCCGATCCGGCACTGGACTTCGTGCTCGGCGGCGACACCGAGGTGGCCGCGGCGCTGCAGGCCGAGGCCGACGCGCTGGCCGCCGAGGATTGGGAGGCGGTCGCCGCCGCGCACGTGCGCCTGGAAGAGGTCGGCGGCTACGACGGCACCGCGCGCGCCGGCAAGCTGCTGCACGGCCTGGGCTTCCCGGCGGCGACGCATTCGCGCCCGGTCAAGGACTTTTCCGGCGGCTGGCGGGTGCGGCTGAACCTGGCGCGGGCGCTGATGATGCCCTCGGACCTGCTGCTGCTCGACGAGCCGACCAACCATCTGGACATGGACGCGGTGCTGTGGCTGGAGCAGTGGCTGCTGAAGTACCCGGGCACGCTGCTGCTGATCAGCCACGACCGCGAATTCCTCGACAACGTCGCCACCCACACCCTGCATCTGCACGGCGGCGGCGCCAAGCTGTACGTCGGCGGCTATACCGATTTCGAGCGCCAGCGCATCGAACAGCTGCGCCAGCAGCAGATCGCGCACGAAAAGGAACAGGCCGAGCGCGCCCACCTGCAGAGCTTCATCGACCGCTTCAAGGCCCAGGCCAGCAAGGCCAGCCAGGCGCAAAGCCGGATGAAGCGGCTGGCGAAGATGGCCGGCACCGAAGCGGTGCGCGCCGAGCGCGAGTTCCGCATCGAGTTCGCCCAGCCCAACCGCCTGCCGCATTCGCTGATCCGGCTCAACCATGCCGACTGCGGCTACGGCAGCGAGGTGATCCTGCGCCAGGCCGGGTTCGGCCTGGAAGCGGGCGACCGCATCGGCCTGCTCGGTCCCAACGGCGCCGGCAAGTCGACCCTGGTCAAGAGCCTGGTCGGCGAAATCCCGCTGCTCAGCGGCGAGCGCAGCGCGCATCCGGACCTGCGCATCGGCTACTTCGCCCAGCACACGGTGGAGTCGCTGCACGAAGGGCAATCGCCGATCGACCATTTCCGCGAGATCTCGCCGGACGCGTCGATCCAGGCGTTCCGCGACTTCCTCGGCAAGTGGAATTTCCCCGGCGACCGCGCGTTCGAAGTGGTGGACGGCTTCTCCGGCGGCGAGCGCGCGCGCCTGGCGCTGTCGCTGATCGCCTGGCAGCAGCCGAACGTGCTGCTGCTCGACGAGCCGACCAACCACCTGGACCTGGAGATGCGCGAGGCGCTGGCCGAGGCCTTGAGCGATTTCGAGGGCGCGATCGTGATGGTCTCGCACGATCGCCACCTGATCGGCCTGGTCTGCGACACCTTCTGGCGCGTGGCCGACGGCGTGGTCGAGCCGTTTGCCGGCGACCTGGACGAATACGCGGCGTGGCTGCGCAGCCGCCCGGCCGCGCAGGGCACCAAGCAGAAGATGGCCGAGGTCGCGCCGACTCCGCCGCCGCCGGTCAAGCCGCTGCCGGCGAAGAAACCGCCGAACCCGCACAAGCTGGCTGCCGCCGAAAAGCGCGTCGGCGAGCTGGAAGCGGCGCTGGCCGAACTCGACCGCCAGCTGGCCGATCCCAAGCATTACGCCGATGCGGAGAAGATGGCGGTGCTCGGCCGCGATCGCGAAGCCACCGCGCAACTGCTGGCGCAGGCCGAGCAGGCGTGGATGGAATTGATCGAAGGCGCATAG
- a CDS encoding YcxB family protein — MISGIISVDDYLAAQRLHHGRLFRRALTLMAVLLLVGMPLLLFGSPDSIRSLIGGLLVGMGGGGLIGFPLLYKWKIPRKVRRLHAQQATLRHSITYAWDEDGLEVSWSGGRARRSWTDFIRYRESPRVLLLYHNDMLFDMVPTSWFVDDAQREAFQRLASRVRNGAARAV, encoded by the coding sequence ATGATCAGCGGCATCATCAGCGTGGACGACTATCTTGCCGCGCAACGCTTGCACCACGGGCGCTTGTTCCGGCGTGCGCTGACGCTGATGGCGGTGCTGCTGCTTGTCGGGATGCCGCTCTTGCTATTCGGTAGCCCCGATTCCATCCGAAGTCTGATCGGCGGCCTGCTGGTCGGCATGGGCGGCGGCGGTCTGATCGGCTTTCCCTTGCTGTACAAGTGGAAAATACCGCGCAAGGTGCGGCGCCTGCATGCGCAGCAGGCCACCCTGCGGCATAGCATTACCTATGCCTGGGACGAGGATGGCTTGGAGGTGTCGTGGTCGGGTGGACGGGCGCGCCGTTCCTGGACCGATTTCATCCGCTATCGCGAAAGTCCGCGGGTGCTGCTGCTGTACCACAACGACATGTTGTTCGACATGGTGCCTACCTCCTGGTTCGTCGATGACGCCCAGCGCGAAGCGTTTCAGCGGTTGGCGTCGCGGGTGAGAAACGGCGCTGCGCGCGCGGTGTAG